The following are encoded in a window of Mycolicibacterium tusciae JS617 genomic DNA:
- a CDS encoding TetR/AcrR family transcriptional regulator produces MRRGSRSHSSVEPGVKVDARSERWREHRKKVRSEIVDAAFRAIDRLGPNVSVREIAEEAGTAKPKIYRHFADKSDMFSEIGQRMRDMLWAAIIPSVDVQTDSARQIVGRGVEHYVELVEKHPNVVRFLLQGRFADQSAAAMTAVNKGSEITLAIADMISTQLEDLAPEPEAFELAAFAIFGTAASATDWWLGADDDSPRRMPADKFIAHLTTIMVGAINGTAEVLSIQIDADQPIRTAVRRQQPVA; encoded by the coding sequence GTGCGACGAGGGTCCAGATCACATTCCAGCGTTGAGCCGGGGGTCAAGGTGGACGCCCGCAGTGAGCGCTGGCGTGAGCATCGGAAGAAGGTGCGCTCGGAAATCGTCGACGCGGCTTTCCGTGCAATCGATCGCCTAGGCCCCAATGTCAGCGTGCGCGAGATCGCCGAAGAGGCCGGTACCGCCAAGCCCAAGATCTACCGACATTTTGCTGACAAGTCCGACATGTTCTCCGAGATCGGTCAGCGGATGCGCGACATGTTGTGGGCGGCGATCATCCCGTCGGTCGACGTCCAGACGGACTCCGCGCGCCAGATCGTCGGCCGTGGTGTCGAGCACTACGTGGAACTCGTCGAAAAACACCCGAACGTGGTGCGGTTCCTGCTGCAGGGTCGGTTCGCCGACCAGTCGGCGGCCGCGATGACGGCCGTCAACAAGGGCAGTGAGATCACCCTCGCCATCGCCGACATGATCAGCACCCAGCTCGAAGACCTGGCGCCGGAACCGGAAGCGTTCGAACTGGCGGCGTTCGCAATCTTCGGAACTGCGGCGTCGGCGACGGACTGGTGGCTGGGCGCCGACGACGACAGCCCCCGACGGATGCCGGCTGACAAGTTCATCGCACATCTGACGACGATCATGGTCGGCGCCATCAACGGCACTGCCGAAGTGCTGAGTATCCAGATCGATGCCGATCAGCCGATCCGCACCGCGGTCCGTCGGCAGCAACCAGTCGCCTGA
- a CDS encoding NAD(P)/FAD-dependent oxidoreductase produces the protein MTQRYDLIIAGGGPSGAAAAWQAAQTGAKVVVLDKAEFPRAKPCGDGLTARAVSYLQKMGLADEVATYHRVNRVTVFSPSQWELSFPKRPGMPDHGHTVSREHLDTVLLKHAESAGAEVRQSAEVAGPELDATGRVVGVTLKGGEKVYGDAVIAADGAYSPIKRALKIDSEYNGYQAIAIRSEMHANRADSDSLDIYLKLAFQGDQLPGYGWVFPMGNGVFNIGLGYVNSYKNWQSINATQFLGEFLRTLPADWELPAIEELKKNKSVRAWRLPMGFTAWPPWRPGVLFTGDALGAGKPASGAGISKALESGLAAGECAIAALQNGGPDDFTNYAQRMEAAWGREYRRGRYFHKLLGQPRLASAGVKLIDNAGFRDRMLKALYKKAQGPQHTPK, from the coding sequence ATGACGCAGCGTTACGACCTGATCATTGCAGGTGGCGGGCCTTCTGGCGCCGCAGCGGCGTGGCAGGCCGCGCAGACCGGCGCAAAAGTGGTGGTCTTGGACAAGGCCGAATTCCCCCGCGCCAAACCCTGCGGCGATGGGCTCACCGCCCGCGCCGTCAGCTACCTGCAGAAGATGGGCCTGGCCGACGAGGTGGCCACCTACCACCGGGTCAACCGGGTAACGGTGTTCAGCCCCTCGCAGTGGGAACTGTCCTTCCCCAAGCGCCCCGGCATGCCCGACCACGGGCACACCGTCAGCCGCGAGCACCTGGACACCGTGCTGCTCAAGCATGCCGAGTCGGCGGGCGCTGAGGTCCGCCAGAGCGCCGAGGTGGCGGGCCCCGAGCTCGACGCCACCGGGCGCGTCGTGGGCGTGACGCTCAAGGGCGGCGAGAAGGTGTACGGCGACGCCGTCATCGCAGCCGACGGCGCCTATTCGCCGATCAAGCGGGCGCTGAAGATCGACTCGGAGTACAACGGCTACCAGGCCATCGCGATCCGGTCGGAGATGCACGCCAACCGGGCCGATTCCGACAGTCTCGACATTTACCTGAAGCTGGCTTTCCAGGGCGACCAGCTGCCCGGATACGGCTGGGTGTTCCCGATGGGCAATGGGGTTTTCAACATCGGCCTCGGCTATGTGAACAGCTACAAGAACTGGCAGTCGATCAACGCCACTCAATTCCTCGGCGAGTTCCTCCGCACGCTGCCTGCCGACTGGGAGCTGCCCGCGATCGAGGAACTGAAGAAGAACAAGAGCGTGCGGGCGTGGCGGCTGCCGATGGGCTTCACCGCATGGCCCCCGTGGCGGCCCGGCGTACTGTTCACCGGCGACGCGCTGGGTGCGGGCAAGCCTGCGTCCGGTGCAGGTATCTCCAAGGCGCTCGAATCCGGGCTCGCGGCAGGCGAATGCGCGATCGCGGCGCTGCAGAATGGTGGCCCCGACGACTTCACCAATTACGCGCAGCGCATGGAGGCGGCGTGGGGTCGCGAGTATCGCCGCGGCCGCTACTTCCACAAGCTGCTGGGACAGCCACGGCTAGCCAGTGCCGGCGTGAAGCTCATCGACAACGCCGGGTTCCGCGACCGAATGCTCAAGGCGCTGTACAAGAAAGCCCAGGGACCGCAGCACACGCCGAAGTAG
- a CDS encoding LysR family transcriptional regulator substrate-binding protein → MPAALTLGYVPGGTPAKWARIWAERHPDVPLRMRTIEAANAAAEVRTGGVDLAVLRLPADTSGLAVIPLYEETTVAVVPKDHVLSAADELTAADFDGEPILIPLDHVVYWPDAPGVPVEHRPETTESAMELVAAGSGLVIVPQSLARLHHRRDLTYRPIVDAPTCPVALAVPEGPQSALVEDFIGIVRGRKPGSSRAQAEPVPKRTAREKTLAKQAARAAAGKVARKPGRGRR, encoded by the coding sequence ATGCCCGCCGCGCTCACCCTCGGTTACGTCCCCGGCGGGACGCCCGCGAAGTGGGCTCGGATCTGGGCGGAGCGCCACCCCGACGTGCCGCTGCGGATGCGGACCATCGAGGCGGCGAATGCAGCCGCCGAAGTGAGAACCGGCGGCGTCGACTTGGCGGTCCTCCGATTGCCGGCTGACACATCCGGACTGGCGGTCATTCCGCTCTACGAAGAGACCACAGTGGCTGTCGTACCGAAAGATCACGTCCTCAGCGCAGCCGACGAACTCACCGCCGCGGACTTCGACGGCGAGCCGATCTTGATCCCACTCGACCATGTCGTCTACTGGCCGGACGCTCCCGGCGTCCCGGTCGAGCACCGGCCCGAAACCACCGAGAGTGCAATGGAACTCGTCGCCGCAGGGAGCGGCTTGGTCATCGTTCCGCAGTCGCTGGCACGCCTGCATCACCGAAGAGACCTCACATATCGTCCGATCGTCGACGCGCCCACCTGCCCGGTGGCGCTCGCCGTCCCGGAAGGGCCGCAGTCCGCGCTGGTCGAGGACTTCATCGGGATTGTGCGGGGCCGCAAACCTGGTTCGTCACGCGCGCAGGCAGAGCCAGTGCCGAAACGCACCGCACGGGAGAAGACCCTCGCCAAGCAGGCCGCCCGCGCCGCTGCGGGCAAGGTCGCGCGCAAGCCAGGCCGTGGTCGTCGCTGA